From Elephas maximus indicus isolate mEleMax1 chromosome 1, mEleMax1 primary haplotype, whole genome shotgun sequence, a single genomic window includes:
- the LOC126059464 gene encoding beta-1,3-galactosyl-O-glycosyl-glycoprotein beta-1,6-N-acetylglucosaminyltransferase 6-like, whose translation MKFWRYYLCIITTQIIIIVTVLYNIQEHQPNIGLTEYIHGKGQALSLSQACNAALDEKTVGMLTNALSTTFGIDYCPYYGTENHYITAPLSIEEAAFPLAYVMTIGHDFDTFERLFRAIYMPQNVYCIHLDKKATNAFKLAVEHLTECFPNAFIASESEYITYGGISRLRAELICMRDLLALDVNWRYVINTRDNDFPLKTNKEIVRYLKTLKGKNITPRLESIQKSAERIKYVHVEHRTRTHSLILRKRKKKNPPPNQLKIHFGSAYVALTKQFVQFALLNKIAIELLQWSQDTYCPDEHFWTTLNNIPGECGFLSYFFFQC comes from the coding sequence atgaagtttTGGAGATATTATCTTTGTATCATCACTACTCAAATTATAATTATCGTCACAGTATTGTACAACATTCAAGAACATCAACCAAACATCGGTCTAACGGAGTACATACATGGTAAAGGCCAAGCCCTTTCCTTATCACAAGCCTGCAATGCAGCCCTAGATGAGAAGACAGTGGGTATGTTGACAAATGCATTATCTACAACATTTGGAATAGATTATTGCCCTTACTATGGGACAGAAAACCACTATATCACAGCTCCTTTGTCTATAGAAGAAGCCGCATTCCCTTTGGCATATGTAATGACCATCGGTCATGATTTTGATACATTTGAACGACTCTTCCGAGCTATTTACATGCCTCAAAATGTCTACTGTATTCACCTAGATAAAAAGGCCACAAATGCATTTAAACTTGCTGTGGAACACTTAACGGAGTGCTTCCCAAATGCTTTTATAGCCTCAGAATCTGAGTATATCACTTATGGGGGAATATCCAGACTCCGGGCTGAACTGATCTGCATGAGAGATCTTCTAGCTTTAGATGTGAACTGGAGATACGTCATTAACACACGTGATAATGATTTCCCCCTAAAAACCAACAAGGAGATAGTTCGGTATTTGAAAACACTGAAGGGGAAAAACATTACTCCTCGCCTAGAGTCCATTCAGAAATCTGCTGAAAGAATCAAATATGTCCATGTAGAGCATAGAACCAGAACACACTCTTTAATCCTAAGGAAACGTAAAAAGAAGAACCCACCTCCAAACCAGCTTAAAATCCACTTCGGTTCAGCTTATGTTGCCCTAACAAAGCAATTTGTTCAATTTGCCCTTCTTAATAAAATAGCCATTGAGTTACTTCAGTGGTCTCAAGATACCTACTGTCCAGATGAACATTTCTGGACTACACTTAACAATATTCCAGGTGAGTGTGGCTTcttatcttatttcttttttcagtgttaa